One genomic segment of Photobacterium sp. DA100 includes these proteins:
- a CDS encoding ABC transporter ATP-binding protein, producing MNDDVILSVRNLQTEFATDDGVVKVLHGASFDVHKGRTLGIVGESGCGKSVTAMSIMGLLPKPYGRVVGGQILYRGTDLVALPPEQMYAMRGNRISMVFQDPMTALNPVQSIGQQINEVLQLHRPELSKKERGQYALEMLNKVKIPMPEKRLWEYPHNLSGGMRQRVMIAMALACKPDILICDEPTTALDVTVQASILELIDELQQQTGMSVLFITHDLGVIAEICDDVAVMYGGKVVEYADIFDLFDTPQHPYTERLLALIPKLDDEPKQAIEIKPVDVALFPPEHDG from the coding sequence ATGAATGATGATGTCATATTGAGCGTGCGCAATTTGCAGACTGAGTTTGCCACCGATGACGGGGTGGTAAAAGTTCTTCATGGCGCCAGTTTTGACGTCCATAAAGGGCGAACCCTTGGTATCGTCGGAGAGTCGGGATGTGGCAAGAGCGTAACGGCGATGTCGATAATGGGCCTGTTGCCCAAGCCCTATGGCCGGGTAGTCGGCGGGCAGATCCTATACCGAGGGACAGATCTGGTGGCGCTGCCTCCGGAGCAGATGTATGCCATGCGGGGCAACAGGATCTCGATGGTGTTCCAAGACCCGATGACGGCGCTCAACCCCGTCCAGTCGATCGGTCAGCAGATCAACGAAGTACTGCAACTGCACCGCCCAGAATTGAGCAAGAAGGAAAGAGGTCAATATGCTCTTGAAATGCTCAATAAGGTTAAGATCCCTATGCCGGAGAAGCGGCTGTGGGAGTATCCGCACAATTTGTCGGGGGGCATGCGCCAGCGTGTCATGATAGCCATGGCGCTGGCGTGCAAACCAGACATACTTATTTGTGATGAACCAACAACCGCGCTGGATGTGACTGTGCAGGCCTCAATTCTTGAGTTGATTGATGAGCTTCAGCAGCAAACGGGTATGTCGGTACTCTTCATTACCCATGATCTCGGCGTCATCGCTGAAATCTGTGACGATGTCGCGGTGATGTATGGAGGAAAGGTGGTGGAGTACGCCGACATCTTCGATTTGTTTGATACGCCCCAGCACCCTTACACCGAACGTTTGTTGGCTTTGATACCGAAATTGGATGATGAGCCCAAGCAGGCTATCGAGATAAAACCGGTAGATGTCGCCTTGTTCCCACCAGAGCACGACGGGTAG
- a CDS encoding ATP-binding cassette domain-containing protein: MVTELLRIENLKQHFVSGKGIFRRGYTVKAVDGVSLVVRRGETLGLVGESGCGKSTLGRTILKLYEPTAGKIYYEGRDITALSSREMRPLRKEMQIVFQDPMESLNQRHTVGVILEEPFIIHRIGTPQERKQWVRELLVKVGLPKESVNRYPHEFSGGQRQRIGIARAIALKPKLLICDESVSALDVSVQAQILNLLLHLQQQMNLAIIFISHDLSVVKRISDRVAVMYYGKIVEMGKIKEVYANPQADYTKRLLAAVPVTHPRDRKRKRRTNNSSNVA, from the coding sequence GTGGTGACTGAATTATTAAGGATAGAAAATCTCAAGCAGCACTTTGTCTCCGGCAAGGGAATATTTCGCAGGGGATACACGGTCAAAGCCGTGGATGGGGTATCGTTGGTGGTTCGCCGTGGGGAGACGCTGGGGTTGGTGGGCGAGTCCGGTTGTGGCAAGAGCACGCTAGGCAGAACCATCCTCAAACTCTATGAGCCGACGGCAGGGAAGATCTACTACGAGGGGAGAGATATTACGGCGCTGTCTTCCCGCGAGATGCGGCCGCTGCGCAAAGAGATGCAAATTGTCTTCCAGGATCCGATGGAATCGCTCAACCAGCGCCATACTGTTGGTGTGATATTGGAAGAGCCTTTTATTATCCACCGGATCGGGACGCCGCAGGAGCGTAAGCAGTGGGTGAGGGAACTATTGGTTAAGGTGGGGTTGCCGAAAGAGTCGGTTAATCGGTACCCGCATGAGTTTTCCGGCGGCCAGCGGCAGCGGATCGGTATTGCCAGGGCGATTGCCCTCAAGCCCAAGTTGCTGATTTGTGACGAGTCGGTATCGGCGTTGGATGTATCGGTTCAGGCACAAATCCTCAATTTGCTGTTGCACCTCCAGCAACAGATGAACCTGGCGATTATCTTTATTTCCCATGATCTCTCGGTAGTGAAGCGCATCTCTGATCGGGTGGCGGTGATGTATTACGGTAAAATTGTTGAAATGGGTAAGATTAAGGAGGTTTATGCCAACCCGCAGGCGGATTACACCAAGAGATTGTTGGCAGCGGTACCTGTTACCCACCCCAGGGATAGGAAGCGCAAGAGACGGACCAACAACAGCTCCAATGTTGCCTAA